One segment of Clavelina lepadiformis chromosome 2, kaClaLepa1.1, whole genome shotgun sequence DNA contains the following:
- the LOC143445103 gene encoding uncharacterized protein LOC143445103 isoform X2: MNSQQCYILCEGWLERKIQQATAQNDLKWKTRYARLVLQHDKFIEVQFFQKQPKQETDIVADKITLLQWRYAVDFDYESKDKGRAHIIRIQVYDHGFVTPASLIVKISLQYGDEALAWMHCIQNLTKLTSEIQGHTFNVIPCDGLCSQKIGVSNHQCVLHVTAEAVSLAVKTNYSIACVLPLSSIRSYNTKKPSHFSITSGRRAPLGEGIYEFKTAHGDGNRLFDLMDHYTGITPVAKMVHAVERPASTQTNCQNINTTNSLDDYFKPCLLEYIEQFYQNFLHVKDHCLTCYQGPSKRTRKATATKKSICCIKKFSIKQ; this comes from the exons ATGAATTCTCAGCAG tGCTACATACTTTGTGAGGGATGGTTGGAAAGAAAGATTCAACAAGCCACTGcacaaaatgatttaaaatgGAAGACAAG ATATGCTCGCTTGGTTTTACAACACGATAAATTCATAGAAGtacagttttttcaaaaacaaccaAAGCAAGAAACTGACATTGTAGCTG ataaaataacCCTTTTGCAATGGAGATATGCTGTGGACTTTGATTATGAAAGTAAAGATAAGGGTAGAGCACATATCATTCGGATCCAAGTATACGACCATGGATTTGTGACTCCGGCATCATTGATTGTGAAAATATCCTTGCAATATGGTGATGAAGCTCTGGCATGGATGCACTGTATACag AACCTTACCAAGTTAACGTCGGAAATACAAGGCCACACTTTTAATGTCATTCCATGTGATGGATTGTGTTCACAAAAAATTGGAGTATCTAATCACCAATGTGTGCTGCATGTCACTGCAGAAGCAGTCTCATTGGCAGTAAAG ACTAATTATTCAATCGCTTGCGTCTTGCCACTGTCTAGTATAAGATCATACAACACGAAGAAGCCCAGCCATTTTTCTATAACGTCAGGTCGTCGCGCTCCTCTTGGAGAAGGAATTTATGAGTTTAAAACAGCTCATGGTGACGGAAATAGATTATTTGATCTGATGGATCATTACACTGGAATAACACCTGTTGCTAAGATG GTACATGCTGTGGAAAGACCAGCATCTACACAGACTAACTGCCAAAATATCAATACTACCAACAG CTTGGATGATTACTTTAAACCGTGCCTGCTTGAATATATTGAACAGTTTTACCAAAATTTTCTTCATGTGAAGGACCACTGTCTGACATGCTATCAA GGACCAAGCAAAAGAACAAGAAAAGCAACTGCCACCAAGAAATCCATCTGTTGTATCAAGAAGTTTTCCATCAAGCAGTAA
- the LOC143445103 gene encoding uncharacterized protein LOC143445103 isoform X1, whose amino-acid sequence MNSQQCYILCEGWLERKIQQATAQNDLKWKTRYARLVLQHDKFIEVQFFQKQPKQETDIVADKITLLQWRYAVDFDYESKDKGRAHIIRIQVYDHGFVTPASLIVKISLQYGDEALAWMHCIQNLTKLTSEIQGHTFNVIPCDGLCSQKIGVSNHQCVLHVTAEAVSLAVKTNYSIACVLPLSSIRSYNTKKPSHFSITSGRRAPLGEGIYEFKTAHGDGNRLFDLMDHYTGITPVAKMVHAVERPASTQTNCQNINTTNRDQAKEQEKQLPPRNPSVVSRSFPSSSNELLSNTPQKPPRKPPLPKNFFPSKSFTSFLDELGFCDKNGNSSNTVEQQGNIQQPGNDKVGELDKSSVMSRGLYDLDKLLYTLEGNILKSNSSNKIMATNGDIELECKTLLTELIENVVKGITFPDNINNANTVHAADSRRSVNIHSEVPQEKFSFQSESSRKKTKSTPRPNLCGSKISLTSSGSKDRNSKYSTVDWSRKSFKQRK is encoded by the exons ATGAATTCTCAGCAG tGCTACATACTTTGTGAGGGATGGTTGGAAAGAAAGATTCAACAAGCCACTGcacaaaatgatttaaaatgGAAGACAAG ATATGCTCGCTTGGTTTTACAACACGATAAATTCATAGAAGtacagttttttcaaaaacaaccaAAGCAAGAAACTGACATTGTAGCTG ataaaataacCCTTTTGCAATGGAGATATGCTGTGGACTTTGATTATGAAAGTAAAGATAAGGGTAGAGCACATATCATTCGGATCCAAGTATACGACCATGGATTTGTGACTCCGGCATCATTGATTGTGAAAATATCCTTGCAATATGGTGATGAAGCTCTGGCATGGATGCACTGTATACag AACCTTACCAAGTTAACGTCGGAAATACAAGGCCACACTTTTAATGTCATTCCATGTGATGGATTGTGTTCACAAAAAATTGGAGTATCTAATCACCAATGTGTGCTGCATGTCACTGCAGAAGCAGTCTCATTGGCAGTAAAG ACTAATTATTCAATCGCTTGCGTCTTGCCACTGTCTAGTATAAGATCATACAACACGAAGAAGCCCAGCCATTTTTCTATAACGTCAGGTCGTCGCGCTCCTCTTGGAGAAGGAATTTATGAGTTTAAAACAGCTCATGGTGACGGAAATAGATTATTTGATCTGATGGATCATTACACTGGAATAACACCTGTTGCTAAGATG GTACATGCTGTGGAAAGACCAGCATCTACACAGACTAACTGCCAAAATATCAATACTACCAACAG GGACCAAGCAAAAGAACAAGAAAAGCAACTGCCACCAAGAAATCCATCTGTTGTATCAAGAAGTTTTCCATCAAGCAGTAATGAACTTTTGTCGAACACCCCACAAAAGCCCCCTAGGAAACCACCTCTtcctaaaaacttttttccatCCAAAtcttttacttcatttttggATGAATTGGGTTTTTGTGATAAGAATGGTAATTCCTCCAACACAGTAGAACAGCAAGGCAACATCCAACAACCTGGTAATGACAAAGTTGGCGAGTTGGATAAGTCCAGTGTAATGTCAAGGGGTTTGTATGACCTTGATAAATTGCTTTATACTTTGGAGGGTAATATACTAAAATCGAATTCTTCAAACAAAATCATGGCAACGAATGGAGACATAGAATTGGAATGTAAAACCTTGTTGACAGAATTAATAGAAAATGTTGTTAAGGGGATTACTTTCCCAGACAacataaacaatgcaaatacCGTTCATGCTGCTGATTCCCGAAGATCTGTAAATATTCATTCTGAAGTTCCTCAGGAAAAATTTTCCTTCCAATCCGAATCTTCTAGAAAAAAAACGAAATCGACTCCTAGACCAAACCTATGTGGCAGTAAAATAAGCCTAACTTCCAGTGGATCAAAGGACAGGAATTCAAAATATTCCACTGTTGATTGGAGTAGAAAATCTTTTAAGCAgagaaaataa
- the LOC143445102 gene encoding uncharacterized protein LOC143445102 yields MWQSSEHSKIAESYELKNTLGRGHFAVVKLAEHVFSGEKVAVKVIDKTKMDKVSADHLYHEVTCMKLVQHPNVVRLYQVIETSSKLYLILELGDGGDMFDYIMRHDRGLHEDLAKEYFAQIVSAIAYCHKLHVVHRDLKPENVVFFESQGLVKLTDFGFSNQYRPGEKLSTSCGSLAYSAPEILLGEEYDAPAVDVWSLGVILYMLVSGVAPFNEANDSETLINIMDCRYTMMDHVSKDCQDLIQRMIIREPSERIALSDIVIHPWLNGAKSLRRARRNSTPILVRNSIPDDLHEEILSTMCKANLADREEILKALDEDRYDHITSTYFLLAERDLLQQEVNEKPSKAQNFSSDEELSDSAPASRRESFDRNLGKPIPHKLRPMHTGVQNVASCSTHLYSVSPPNKSFFPPSLASGDLGRKRTTSSSSEESNSSFIHAKTASFIREHLTITPRHGFSVAHGGIDTLIEEEERSRSQTTTDDEGDPGDDFGNILNADLLASHLTRASLQIKRIKKRKSAPVLNEICEENEPESDFSDMVKDDHHPYHQTNHVHQFGRHSISTSSPYSHRQHHTAFSGKDSLKEDSGSAKSATLYGVRTGRPLRRQRSQRSSSSETSDDDSESQRTSKTNLSTVASSLLRRRDSTSDDDDDKGFNGGGKEGTAGKNITDISSDAFTVSDCTATAQAVNDTTKDKETSRSDKNNNSLKEEASDKVLLNNANDLPIFNRKLLNLDGTDHKIKNVFGVRSRSAESHTSSHSYVTSSRSCSSARSSCSSLSTSHRYRPGVKRSGFWVLKNSSSTRSDTGLVLRCHINNAKLGKCTRNNNSTKFVKRSSSSSSFSSLGEDALRVCSSLGCVNPKHRNLDAACESDSVFCQMEHRRSCSLPHRHRKSRLVSNKKNMKNERTQTPVPYPVSELNIDGCNSRAMSQESVTIKRSNISLASSTCSGSKFVVDPLNEIPPSPCLTPLPESTMKEINLPTEKESELDQDIFMFPSLHNSIEEQSKSSVSGSQDSVNLKSRSPTNIHRASKRLSIITKLNNLKSAAQGSRNSLSTRLNKSESAIVHKVKVQDCCSVM; encoded by the exons ATGTGGCAGTCTTCTGAACATAGTAAGATCGCAGAATCATATGAACTGAAAAATACACTTGGACGAGGCCATTTTGCTGTGGTCAAATTGGCCGAGCATGTCTTTTCTGGTGAAAAAGTTGCCGTTAAGGTAATAGACAAAACTAAAATGGACAAAGTGTCAGCAGATCATCTGTATCATGAAGTAACTTGTATGAAACTGGTTCAACATCCCAATGTT gtACGCCTCTATCAAGTTATTGAGACATCAAGCAAATTGTATTTGATATTGGAACTTGGTGATGGTGGTGACATGTTTGACTACATAATGCGACACGACAGAGGGCTGCATGAAGACTTggcaaaagaatattttgcacAG ATTGTTAGTGCAATTGCATATTGCCATAAACTTCATGTTGTACATCGCGACCTCAAGCCAGAAAATGTTGTGTTTTTTGAAAGCCAAGGCCTCGTTAAATTGACGGATTTTGGCTTCAGTAACCAATACAGACCAGGTGAAAAGCTATCCACTTCCTGTGGTTCATTGGCCTACTCCGCTCCAGAAATATTGCTTGGAGAGGAATATGATGCTCCAGCTGTTGATGTTTGGAGTTTAG GTGTTATCCTGTACATGCTTGTGTCTGGCGTTGCCCCATTTAATGAAGCAAATGACAGTGAAACCTTAATAAACATCATGGACTGTCGATACACGATGATGGATCACGTCAGTAAAGATTGCCAAGACCTAATACAAAGAATGATAATACG AGAGCCTTCGGAACGAATTGCACTCAGTGATATTGTCATTCACCCATGGCTCAATGGAGCAAAGTCATTGAGAAGAGCCAGAAGGAACTCAACTCCCATTCTTGTTCGAAACAGCATACCTGATGATCTGCATGAAGAAATACTGAGCACAATGTGTAAAG caaACCTTGCTGATAGGGAGGAAATATTGAAGGCATTGGATGAAGACAGATATGATCATATTACATCGACCTATTTCTTACTTGCGGAACGTGACTTGTTGCAACAAGAAGTAAACGAAAAGCCAAGCAAAGCACAGAATTTTAGCTCAGATGAGGAGCTTTCTGATAGTGCTCCTGCATCCAGAAGAGAGAGTTTTGATCGCAACTTAGGCAAACCGATTCCACATAAACTCAGGCCAATGCATACCGGGGTGCAGAATGTTGCTTCCTGCTCCACACATCTCTATTCTGTTTCACCTCCGAATAAATCTTTCTTCCCGCCCAGTCTTGCTTCAGGTGATCTGGGAAGAAAAAGGACAACCAGCTCAAGCTCTGAAGAATCAAACTCTTCATTTATTCATGCAAAGACTGCATCATTTATCAGAGAACATTTGACAATTACTCCACGGCACGGATTCAGTGTTGCTCATGGAGGTATCGATACCTTGATTGAAGAGGAAGAGAGAAGTCGCTCACAGACAACAACTGATGATGAAGGTGATCCTGGAGATGATTTTGGCAACATCCTAAATGCAGATCTTTTGGCTTCGCA CTTAACAAGAGCATCATTGCAAATCAAGAGAATTAAAAAGCGGAAAAGTGCCCCAGTTCTAAATGAAATCTGCGAGGAAAACGAACCAGAGAGTGATTTTTCTGACATGGTTAAAGATGACCATCACCCATATCATCAAACCAACCATGTTCACCAATTTGGAAGGCATTCAATTTCAACATCATCCCCCTATTCCCACAGACAACACCATACTGCATTTAGTGGCAAAGACTCACTCAAAGAGGATTCTGGTTCTGCAAAGTCAGCAACTTTGTACGGAGTTAGGACAG GACGACCCCTCAGAAGACAAAGGTCACAAAGGTCGAGTAGTTCGGAAACAAGTGACGATGACAGCGAGAGTCAGCGCACTAGCAAGACCAACTTGAGCACTGTGGCTTCTTCGCTCTTAAGGCGCCGTGACTCAACttctgatgatgatgatgataagGGATTTAATGGCGGTGGGAAGGAAGGAACtgctggaaaaaatataacTGACATTTCTTCTGATGCCTTCACTGTTTCTGACTGCACAGCTACTGCACAGGCTGTAAATGATACTACAAAGGATAAAGAGACATCAAGAAgtgacaaaaataataactCTTTAAAAGAAGAAGCCTCTGACAAGGTTCTCTTAAACAATGCCAATGACTTGCCTATTTTCAATAGAAAGTTACTGAATTTAGATGGCACAGaccataaaattaaaaacgtcTTTGGTGTGCGAAGCCGAAGTGCCGAATCCCACACATCTTCTCATTCTTATGTTACCTCAAGTCGAAGCTGCAGTAGTGCCAGAAGCAGCTGCAGTAGCCTTAGCACGAGTCATCGTTATCGACCTGGTGTAAAACGCAGTGGCTTCTGGGTGCTGAAAAACAGCAGTTCTACTAGATCCGACACTGGTCTTGTGTTGCGCTGCCACATCAACAATGCCAAACTGGGTAAATGTACTCGAAACAACAACTCCACCAAGTTTGTCAAAAGATCgtcttcatcatcatcattttcTTCTCTTGGGGAAGATGCTTTGAGGGTGTGCAGCAGTTTGGGATGTGTGAATCCGAAGCATCGAAATCTGGATGCTGCGTGCGAGTCAGATAGTGTCTTCTGCCAGATGGAACATCGTCGTTCTTGCTCGTTGCCACATCGGCATCGAAAATCGAGACTGGTaagtaacaagaaaaacatgaaaaatgaaCGCACACAAACACCTGTTCCATATCCTGTGAGTGAGCTGAACATTGATGGCTGTAACTCAAGAGCCATGTCTCAAGAGTCAGTGACAATCAAGCGAAGCAACATAAGTCTTGCATCGTCCACCTGTAGTGGGAGCAAGTTTGTTGTAGACCCACTAAATGAGATACCTCCATCACCGTGCCTGACACCTTTGCCGGAATCAACcatgaaagaaataaatcTTCCTACAGAGAAAGAAAGTGAGCTGGATCAAGACATATTTATGTTTCCTTCTCTGCACAATAGTATTGAGGAGCAATCAAAATCCTCCGTGTCAGGATCTCAGGATAGTGTTAACCTGAAGTCTCGATCTCCAACCAACATTCATCGTGCTTCGAAGCGCCTGAGTATTATAACGAAGTTAAACAACCTTAAATCTGCAGCCCAAGGTAGCAGAAACTCTCTCTCCACAAGGCTAAACAAGTCTGAAAGCGCAATAGTCCATAAGGTGAAGGTACAAGACTGCTGTTCAGTTATGTAG
- the LOC143445496 gene encoding coagulation factor IX-like: protein MRLCYMWNLGFILWFLFSETDAQQISCGTTPASTHGNAFARIFGGTRAVYGSIPWQVNLLENGSPRCGATLIHQKWILTAAHCVYLSLLNQNANLEYTAIAGDHDTEKDDLFEQLRFVVRVTVHQAFDGKTLENDIALLEVDKEFAFNNYVVPACLPNRGELPYPFTNCEVSGWGFTSATTKAEILQKLDLPVLPHKACEVIHTPTEGRPTIFTKKMLCAGHLEGGRDACQGDSGGPLVCPTYGSSNGEKFVNGIVSWGNGCAEQGQAGVYTNVASHRAWIDETLALKPVVNDNPCQYSGVEIRNQREGSIHSPGFGNSTQYASNLRCNWIVELSDLTSASDTVLISFQRLDVEESSDQECRYDYVDIYGGDNLDILQGTYCGRRRPADLELSKTRSTPSTLRFKVVFHSDSSIGRRGFRINFRIP, encoded by the exons ATGCGTTTGTGCTATATGTGGAATCTTGGGTTTATTTTgtggtttttattttcagaaacaG ACGCGCAGCAGATAAGTTGTGGCACCACCCCGGCCTCCACGCATGGGAATGCGTTTGCTCGCATATTTGGTGGCACAAGAGCCGTATATGGATCTATTCCATGGCAAGTCAATCTGTTGGAAAACGG CTCGCCCAGATGCGGAGCTACTCTTATACATCAAAAGTGGATTTTGACAGCTGCGCATTGCGTTTATCTCAG CTTACTCAACCAAAATGCCAATCTTGAATACACCGCAATTGCTGGCGATCATGACACCGAGAAAGACGATTTATTTGAGCAATTACGCTTCGTCGTGAGGGTCACGGTTCATCAAGCGTTCGACGGAAAAACTTTAGAAAACGATATAGCTCTTCTAG AAGTTGATAAAGAGTTTGCTTTCAATAATTATGTTGTTCCTGCTTGTCTTCCTAATAGAGGGGAATTACCATATCCTTTCACAAATTGTGAAGTATCAG GTTGGGGTTTTACGAGTGCAACTACCAAGGCCGAGATATTGCAAAAGTTAGATTTGCCGGTTTTGCCTCATAAGGCCTGCGAAGTGATCCATACGCCTACCGAAGGCAGGCCTACTATATTCACCAAGAAAATGTTATGCGCTGGGCACCTAGAAGGGGGTAGAGACGCTTGCCAG GGAGATAGTGGGGGTCCACTAGTCTGTCCCACTTATGGCAGTAGCAATGGGGAAAAGTTTGTGAACGGAATTGTATCCTGGGGAAATGGTTGTGCGGAACAAGGTCAAGCTGGCGTCTACACCAACGTTGCTTCCCACAGAGCTTGGATTGATGAAACGCTTG CACTAAAACCTGTTGTCAATGACAACCCTTGTCAGTATTCTGGTGTTGAAATTCGAAATCAGCGTGAAGGCTCCATTCATAGCCCTGGATTTGGTAATTCAACTCAATATGCCAGCAATCTTCGTTGTAACTGGATTGTTGAG TTATCTGACTTGACAAGTGCGTCTGACACCGTCCTCATATCATTCCAAAGATTGGACGTAGAAGAAAGTTCCGATCAAGAATGTCGCTATGACTACGTCGACATATATGGGGGAGATAATTTGGATATTCTTCAAG GAACATACTGTGGCAGACGGCGCCCTGCTGACTTGGAGCTTTCAAAAACAAGATCAACGCCATCCACTTTGCGCTTTAAAGTTGTGTTTCATTCGGACTCCAGCATTGGACGGCGTGGCTTTCGAATCAACTTCAGAATACCTTGA